In the genome of Candidatus Cloacimonadota bacterium, the window TTACAGGCTTCGGCAAAAGATTCAATTTTTTCAGGATTTGTACTTTCACACAGTTCCCATTTGCGATAGAAGCGTTTATCTGCTTTGATATCTTCTCTACCTGTATGAAGTCCGCCTTTGGAATCGAAGAGATACATTTTTCGGGGATCTCCACCGGCAGCAATTATCAGTCGTGCAATAGTCGTATTAGAAGCTCCAGCACCCAGCATTACTATTTTCACATCTTCGATCTTCTTTTCAGCCAGTTTCAGCGCATTGATCAATCCGGCCAGTGTAACGCAAGCTGTTCCCTGAGCATCATCGTGCCAAACAGGAATTATACATTCCTCGCGCAAAGTATCCAGAACTTTGTAGCAGTTAGGCTGAGAAATATCTTCCAAATTAACCGCTCCAAAACTGTGCTGACACATCTTTACGAATTCGATGATCTTATCAGGATCGTTTTTGCCGTTTTCATCTTTACTGTCCACGCAAAGTGCTACCCCGTCTACTCCACCCAGATATTTCATCAGGAAAGCTTTTCCTTCCATCACGCCGAGTCCACCGGGAGGTGTACAATCGCCATCACCCAGCACACGAGTGGAATCGCTGACTACAGCAACCAGGTTACCACGGTTGGAAAGCTCGAAACTGGTGTCGTTGTTATCACGGATCGTGGTAGAAATTTTGGAAACTCCGGGTGTGTACCACACATTGAACCAGTTAAAACCAAAAACACCGGCTTTGGGAACGGTCTGGATTTTTCCACCGTAGAATTTGTGAGCATCTTCAGCCAGTTTTTTCAGGAACAGTGTTTTGGCTTTGGCGATCTGTTCCTGCGAAAATTCATCGGGAAAAACTTCATTCAAATTTGTTAAATCCATCTTCAACTTTTTCATTGGAAATCTCCTATTAACTTTATTTGCAATTATTTATCAATACTATCCTTCGATACTATTCAGTAAACTGAATCACTCAGGATTACATTATTACTTCATTTTAAAAAACCTCACTATCACACTGAGTAATACCTGCGACGTATCGAAATGCGAACCATCAGATTCTATTTCTGATACTGTTTCACGCCTTCTTTATAAATGTCGTTTCCCTTTACATCATTTGCCACAATGCAGGGAAAATTCTCCACTTTCATCTCGCGAATCGCTTCAGTTCCCAGATCTTCATAGGCAATTACTTTTGCTTCTTTTATCGATTCTGCCACCACAACGGCAGCTCCACCGATTGCGGCAAAATAGACAGCCTTATTTTTCTGCATGGAATCGATAACAGCCTGGTTGCGAGGTCCTTTTCCGATCATACCTTTTAATCCAGCATCCATTAAAATCGGAGCATAAGGATCCATGCGATAACTGGTTGTCGGCCCGGCAGAACCGATCGGTTTTCCTGGAGGAGCCGGTGCTGGTCCTACATAATAAATCACCTGACCCTTGATATCAAAAGGCAATTCTTTTCCAGCTTCCACCAATTCTACTAAACGTTTATGCGCTGCATCTCTTCCGGTATAAATCGTGCCGGAAATATAAACTTTATCTCCAATCTGAAGTTTTTCCAGATCTTCACTTGTTAAAGGTGTTTTTAAATAAACTGTATTTTCCATTGTATCTCCTTTATAAGCAACGAACAAAACCCGTCTTACTGAGGAAATCTTCAAAGAAACTTCTTCCGCAGAAGCTCGCTTCAATTTGAAGGCATTCCTGAGAACAATTTGCAGGATTCGTCAGGATATCTTGCAAAAAGTTAGTTTTGTTAGTGTTGTTCGCTGCTGACATAATTTATTATCAAATCACTGCACTTTTATGTCGTGCTGCATGACATTGCACATTTACAGCAACAGGCATGGAAGCTATATGACACGGTTTGGTAAGTATTTGAACTCCCAGAGCTGTGGTTCTGCCGCCCAAACCCTGCGGACCAATTCCCAGATTATTAATTTTTTCCAGGATTTCTTTTTCTACTTTCGCCCATTTAGGATCAGGATTTTCTTCATCCAAATCTCTTAATAAGGCTTTTTTGGCCAAAAGCGCACTTTGTTCAAAATTTCCACCCAATCCAACTCCAACCACTATTGGAGGGCAGGGATTACCACCGGAACGAGCAATGCGATCGACTACAAATTCGACTACACCTTCTATTCCATCAGCGGCTTTCATCATCTTAACTTCGCTCATGTTTTCACTACCGCCGCCCTTGGGAGCGATCGTGATCTTGATCTTTTCGCCGGGAACTATATCGGTGTAAATGATTGCCGGAGTGTTATCCTTTGTATTCACACGATCGATGATCGGATCATCCACCATCGATTTGCGCAGATAACCTTCTTTGTAACCTTGCCGAACTCCTTCATTTATCGCTTCATAAAGATCACCACCAACCAGATGAATATCCTGACCGATTTCCAGGAAAGTAACCGCAATTCCGGTGTCCTGACAGATCGGCATTTTCTCCTGAGCAGCCAGTTCATAATTTTGCAGAAGAATATCCAGTACTTCCTTTCCGGTAGGAGATTCTTCTTTCTCTTTCATCTGTTTGATCCGATTGATAACATCTTCTCCCATGTAAAAGTTAGCATCGATGCATAACTTTTTAACGATCGGGATCAAATCTTTCACATTCACTTCTCGCATGATCTCACCTCTTTATTATAATTCATTTACTTCCTTATTTTCATACCTCTCGAAAATCACAATTTACAAATCTCAAATTACAAATAAGTTCCAAATTCAAAATAAAAAAATTTCAAACACATGATTTCATAATCTACATTTTATATGTTTAAATTTCCTTTTTTTATTAAACCCCTCTACGGCTAAAGCCGCATCTCCCCTTGTCAGGGGAGAATTTCTTCGATTAAAAAAAAACTAATAAAGAACATTCTTAAATTTGACTATCACCGTGGCAGAGCCAAGGTGTATTTTGCTAAATTTATTTCAGCAAGCTGAAAATCGAATTTTCATTATTTACCCCTCTACGGCTAAAGCCGCATCTCCCCTCAAACAGGGGAGAAAATTTGGAAAACCCCGATGCAGAGCAGCGAGGAATTCTTTCGATTAAAAGACTATTCTTTTCTTTCATTTTTCTTTCAAATCCTCTTTCACTTCCCCCTGTCAAGGGGGAACAAGGGGGTTAATGCTTTCATCACTTGCTTTCCATCTTCTTGGTTAGCTATAGTATATGGCAGTGTTTTCACAAAAAGACAAATGTTTTTGGCAAAAAGAAATGTCCTTTCTTCCAAATCGTAAAATTTCTTTTGTCCGGTTTCAGGATTCATTCTATTTCCAAAAATTAACACTTTCGATCAATGTTTTTGCTGTTTCGAATTTGAGCTTTTGATAATTGTGAATAATTTGGTACTTGTCATTTGGAATTTCACTTCAGTGCTTCTTTCACCTTCTTACCAATTTCTGCCGGAGAATCACAAACAATTACACCTGCAGCAGTAAGTGCATCCATTTTTTCTTTAGCTGTGCCTTTGCTGCCGGCAATTATCGCTCCGGCATGTCCCATTCGTTTACCTTTGGGAGCGGTTTGTCCGGCGATGAAAGCTACAACAGGTTTAGAGAAATTTTCTTTAATATATTTAGCTGCCTGGATTTCCAGATCTCCACCGATTTCACCAATAATAACAACTGCATCGGTTTCAGGATCTTTTTCAAAATGTTTCAACAGATCGATGTAGGTGCTGCCGATAATGGGATCACCACCGATACCAATTGCTGTGGTAATACCCAACCCAGCTTCTACAACCTGATTGGCAGCTTCGTAAGTGAGTGTACCGGATTTGGAGATCACGCCCACATTTCCTTTTTGGAAAACAACTCCCGGCATAATACCAACCTTGGCTTCCTCGGCCGAAATAATTCCCGGACAGTTGGGACCGATAAGAGTAGCACCACATTTCTGAACAAACTTCTTAGCTACCATCATATCAGCTACCGGAATTCCCTCTGTGATGCAGACGATCACGTTGATGCCGGCTTCAGCAGCTTCCAGCACAGCATCGGCAGAAAAAGCAGGTGGAACGAAAATAATACTGGTATTAGCACCGGCTTTTTCCACAGCTTCACGAACAGTATTGAATACAGGTTTCTCCAGATGGATTTGACCGCCTTTTCCAGGCGTTACTCCTGCTACGATATTCGTACCGTAATCCATACACTGCTGAGAATGGAAAGTTCCTTCTTTGCCAGTGAAACCTTGAACAACAACTTTGGAATCTTTATTCACTAAAATACTCATGATCACACTCCCTTGGCAGCATTTACAGCTTTTACTGCACCATCCGCCAGATCGTTAGCTGTAATGATATTTTCAATATTTGCAGATTGTAATATTTTGGCAGCTTCGGCTGAATTTGTGCCATCCAGACGAACAATTAACGGAACTTTTACTTGCGTCTTCTCAGTGGCTTCCAGAATGCCATTGGCAATTCTATCACAGCGCACGATTCCTCCAAAAATATTCACGAAAATAGCTTTCACGTTGGGATCGCGCAGAATAATCTCAAAACCTTTTGCTACAGTTTCAGCACTGGCTGCACCGCCCACATCCAGAAAGTTAGCAGGTTCGCCGCCACTTAATTTGATGATATCCATCGTTGACATTGCCAGTCCGGCTCCATTCACCATACAGCCAACATTTCCATCCAGTTTCACATAATTCAATCCGAAATTTCCTGCTTCAGTTTCGGTTGGTTCTTCTTCATCCAGATCGCGCATTGCTTTGATGTCGGGATGACGATAAAGCGCATTATCATCAAATCCCATTTTTGCATCTAAAGCTACAAATTGATCTTCGGGTGTCAGTACCAGCGGATTGATCTCGATCAGGCTGGCATCGTTCTGGGAGTAAACCTGATAAAGAGCTTTGGCAAATTTACCGAAAGATTTGATCTGAGGTTTGGAGAGCTGCAATCCAAAAGCAAGTTTTCTGGCATGAAATGGTTGAAATCCGATTAGTGGATCGATAGATACTTTGATGATCTTTTCCGGAGTTTCAGCAGCAACTTTTTCGATTTCTACTCCACCTTCGGATGAAGCCATCATCACCGGCATTTCACTGGTTCTATCTAAAACCATTCCCAGATAATATTCTTTTTTGATATCCACACCACCGGCAATGAAGATCTTCTTAACCAGTTTTCCAGCTGGACCGGTTTGATGAGTAACAAGTGTCATTCCCAACATGTTTTTGGAAATTTCTTCTACTTCCTCGATGCTTCTGGCAAGTTTTACACCGCCGCCTTTTCCGCGTCCACCGGCGTGGATTTGAGCTTTGATCACCCAGAAATTTCCAGCGCTCTTTTCTGCCGCTTTCCTGGCTTCGGCTGCATCTTCGATCATAATGCCCGATTGAATGGGGATGCCATGATCGGCAAAGATCTGCTTAGCCTGATATTCATGAATATTCATTGAACCTCCGATTAATTTTTAAACTAAACTATTTCAAATTATTTTCTTCTATCACAATCTTTGCAACTTCAGGGATTGCTTTTGCAACTTCAATTGTGCATTCTTCCGAAAAAGTGGATGTATCACAAACTTCTACAGCATAAACTTTAATCTCCTCAGGAAGATCGGCTTTTTCCTTTTTCATAATATCAAATGCTTCGAAAAGACTGATGTCGTGCGGAGAAGAATGATGCATGGTTCTACTGAATTCATCAAATGTAAATCGATGTAACGTTCCCGGAACTGATTTGCCTGTTTTGATGGAATCGATCAGGATCAATTTTTGGTAGCCGATGATCTCATCCACCACTCGGAAACCAGCCGCGCTTGCTTCCAGCACATCGATCTCCCTGCACTTCTTTTCGATCTCAAAAGCAATATGAATTCCCACTCCATCATCGGAGAGGATTGTGTTACCAAGCCCTAGAACAAGAGTTTTTTGCATTTTTATTTAAAACCCCTCTTGGAAACTATGTTTCCCTTCTCCCCTTCAAAAGGGGAGCAATAAGGATTTTCTGAGTATCTAATCCCTCGTTATCGTTTTAACTTTATTTTTGTCTTTATCGTAAATGTTCACCTTCAGCGGCATTTTACCTGGCAGAGAATGTGTAGCACAAGCCAGGCAGGGATCGTAAGGACGGAAAGCCATTTCGATCATATTCAAAATTCCATCGTTGAACTCTCCGTTTTTGATCAGGCTCTGGGCTGCTTTGGCAATTGACATGGACATGGCTGCTGAATTCCCAACAGTAGCAACGATCAAATTAACTCCAGTCACCATTCCCTGTTCATCGGTTTTGTAATGATGGATCAGAGTTCCGCGAGGAGCCTCCACAATTCCTATACCTTCTTTTGGTGTATCGGTTGGAATGTTGCGAATATCAGTGCTGGTAATAGTTTTATCTTCCAGTAATTGAACCATGTGCTCGGCTGCAAACAGAACTTCGATAAGTCTTGCCCAATGGAATGCAAGCGTATGATGAGCTGGTTTTCCGCCCAGAATTTTGTACATCTTTTCATATTCTTTCTGAGCTAGAGGAGTTGCCATTCCATCCGCCACATTTAAACGAGCCAATGGAGCTACGCGGTAAACACCACTATCCTTGCCATCAGTGAATCCCTTCCAACCTACATTTTTCAGATATGGGAATTTGATGTAACTCCAGGGTTCCACACGTTCCACAATGTGATCGAGATAATCTTTTGGAGCAAATTTCGCTATTTCTTTTCCATCAGGATCGACCACTCTCAATTTTCCATCATAAAAATCGGGATGATTATTTTCATCCACCAGTCCCATGTAATAGGTTTCATGTTTGTAGATATCGCCCACGATCAGATCGACGTAAGTTTTGTTTTTTAGAACTACATCATCAAAAATCTTAAGTGCAAACTGGGCAAAATCCACACTGTCTCTGGCAATCTGCAGAAATTCTTTTCGCTGATCTTCGGTTATACCTTTGGAAACTCCACCGGGAAGTCCGCAAACAGGATGAATTACACGTCCGCCTAAAGTAGTTATAACAGAGCGCATTCTTCTACGAATATCGATAACTTTCTTACCGATTTCTACACCAACTTTTCCCACGACACCCAGAATATTTCTTTCGCCGGGTGCAGCATCGGGACCGACAACGAAGTCTGGTCCACCTAAAAAGAAAAAGTGCAGTAGATGATCTTCCATCATGAAAGCATCATAAATCACACGTCTCACTTTAACTGCTGTTTCAGTAGGTTTTACATTATAAACTGCATCCACAGCTTTGGTGGCAGCCATGTGATGCGTTGTGGGGCAAACACCGCAGATACGTGGTGTGATTCTAGGCAGTTCTTCTACAGGCCTTCCCACGCAGAATTGCTCGAAACCTTTCAGTTCAGGAACCTGCAGATAAGCATTGGTTGCATTTCCCTTTTCATCCAGGAAAATTTCGATTTTGCCATGACCTTCCAATCTGGTGATAGGATCTATAGTTATTTTCTTTGCCATATTATTTATCCTCGTTAATTCGTTTTCTTTTCAACATGGAAATGGGTAGCGAAAAACGATAGAAAGTGCCAGCAGGATCGGGAATTTGTTCCATTAATCTATCTACATCGGCATCTTTCATTTCTTCTTCGCCTTCCAATCCGACTATTGAAGCTAAAGCAGAAACCATTTTAGCTCCTACATCCAGAACTCCAGGAGGTGGCCCGTAACAACCGCGACAAGGCATATTGGCACTGATGCAGCGACCGTCTCCTTCTTCTTTGCAGCCAAATCTTGTAACTGGTCCCATGCAGATAATTCCCTGAGCCAGAAAACATTTTTCTGGATCGGGCTGAGTTGTAGCAACTCGATAAATTTTATCAATACTGAGTTTCTCCGGTTTGCTATCGTTTCTGCTGCAGATATCGCACAAAGACTTGGCGGGAGCCAGCACAGTTCCCTTGGCAGGAAGATCACCGGATAGAATTTTATTAATTGCATTCATGGTAAGGTATGGCTCTGGAGAGCAGCCGGGAAGATAATAATCTACATCTATAACCTGATCCAGGCTTTTCACAGTGTTATGAAATTTAGGAAGTGTCAGTTCACCTTCTTCTACTTGCCAGCGCTGCTGAGGAACAATTCCATCAGGATTTTCTACCGAAGGACAACTCTTGCCATAGGAAGATTCGAAGATCGTTTCTTTATCCCAGAAATTTGCCAATCCGGGAATTCCACCCATGTGAGAACAAGCACCAAAAGAAACCACGATCTTTGATTTCTTGCGCAGCAGTTTGGCCATTTCCTCGTTTTCTTCGGTTCGGATCGCACCGTTTATAAAAGAAACCGTGATCTCACCTTTTTTCATATTTCTTACATCTTCATATTTAAAGTCCATCGCACAGGGCCAGAAAACGATATTTACCAGATCTGCAACTTTTAAAATATCTTCGTTCAAATCCACGATCGCTTCTTCGCAGCCGCCACAGGATGCACACCAGTAAAAGGCAACTTTGGGTTTTGCCATCAAAACCTCCAATTCCTTAAATTAAAGTTCCCTGATATTCCGTCGCCAACTGTTTTGCTTTGACGTGATCCGGAATGTAATCAGGCAGGATTACGGGCGATATTTTTTTCTTATCGATTCCCAGTTTATCCACTTCTTTGATATAATCTTCTACGTGTTTCAGACTCATTTTTCCAAGTTTAACACCTTTCTTCACTTTAGCAGCAGCATTTGTTCCGGCTCTGCGGCCAAATACCACAATATCCAACTGGGAATTTCCCATCAGACGATTGCGGCCATGCACGCCACCGGAAGCTTCTCCCGCTACGAATAGCCCAGGAATAGATGTTTCGGCATTGGCATCGATTTCCAGCCCACCATTTTGGTAATGAAGAGTTGGATAAACCAGCATCGGATATTTTGTAATATCTATATCAAATCGCTTGTACTGACGCAGCATGGCAGGAAGATATCTTTCAATCGTTCCTTCTCCTACCAGTAATTCAATGAGAGGAGAATCCAGCCAGATACCACGCAAACCGGAAGGAGTTTCCACTCCCAGCCCTTTATCACATTCTCGAATAAAAGCC includes:
- a CDS encoding Fe-S-containing hydro-lyase, yielding MENTVYLKTPLTSEDLEKLQIGDKVYISGTIYTGRDAAHKRLVELVEAGKELPFDIKGQVIYYVGPAPAPPGKPIGSAGPTTSYRMDPYAPILMDAGLKGMIGKGPRNQAVIDSMQKNKAVYFAAIGGAAVVVAESIKEAKVIAYEDLGTEAIREMKVENFPCIVANDVKGNDIYKEGVKQYQK
- the sucC gene encoding ADP-forming succinate--CoA ligase subunit beta, producing the protein MNIHEYQAKQIFADHGIPIQSGIMIEDAAEARKAAEKSAGNFWVIKAQIHAGGRGKGGGVKLARSIEEVEEISKNMLGMTLVTHQTGPAGKLVKKIFIAGGVDIKKEYYLGMVLDRTSEMPVMMASSEGGVEIEKVAAETPEKIIKVSIDPLIGFQPFHARKLAFGLQLSKPQIKSFGKFAKALYQVYSQNDASLIEINPLVLTPEDQFVALDAKMGFDDNALYRHPDIKAMRDLDEEEPTETEAGNFGLNYVKLDGNVGCMVNGAGLAMSTMDIIKLSGGEPANFLDVGGAASAETVAKGFEIILRDPNVKAIFVNIFGGIVRCDRIANGILEATEKTQVKVPLIVRLDGTNSAEAAKILQSANIENIITANDLADGAVKAVNAAKGV
- a CDS encoding fumarate hydratase yields the protein MREVNVKDLIPIVKKLCIDANFYMGEDVINRIKQMKEKEESPTGKEVLDILLQNYELAAQEKMPICQDTGIAVTFLEIGQDIHLVGGDLYEAINEGVRQGYKEGYLRKSMVDDPIIDRVNTKDNTPAIIYTDIVPGEKIKITIAPKGGGSENMSEVKMMKAADGIEGVVEFVVDRIARSGGNPCPPIVVGVGLGGNFEQSALLAKKALLRDLDEENPDPKWAKVEKEILEKINNLGIGPQGLGGRTTALGVQILTKPCHIASMPVAVNVQCHAARHKSAVI
- a CDS encoding oxidoreductase; protein product: MAKPKVAFYWCASCGGCEEAIVDLNEDILKVADLVNIVFWPCAMDFKYEDVRNMKKGEITVSFINGAIRTEENEEMAKLLRKKSKIVVSFGACSHMGGIPGLANFWDKETIFESSYGKSCPSVENPDGIVPQQRWQVEEGELTLPKFHNTVKSLDQVIDVDYYLPGCSPEPYLTMNAINKILSGDLPAKGTVLAPAKSLCDICSRNDSKPEKLSIDKIYRVATTQPDPEKCFLAQGIICMGPVTRFGCKEEGDGRCISANMPCRGCYGPPPGVLDVGAKMVSALASIVGLEGEEEMKDADVDRLMEQIPDPAGTFYRFSLPISMLKRKRINEDK
- the sucD gene encoding succinate--CoA ligase subunit alpha — protein: MSILVNKDSKVVVQGFTGKEGTFHSQQCMDYGTNIVAGVTPGKGGQIHLEKPVFNTVREAVEKAGANTSIIFVPPAFSADAVLEAAEAGINVIVCITEGIPVADMMVAKKFVQKCGATLIGPNCPGIISAEEAKVGIMPGVVFQKGNVGVISKSGTLTYEAANQVVEAGLGITTAIGIGGDPIIGSTYIDLLKHFEKDPETDAVVIIGEIGGDLEIQAAKYIKENFSKPVVAFIAGQTAPKGKRMGHAGAIIAGSKGTAKEKMDALTAAGVIVCDSPAEIGKKVKEALK
- a CDS encoding NADP-dependent malic enzyme yields the protein MKKLKMDLTNLNEVFPDEFSQEQIAKAKTLFLKKLAEDAHKFYGGKIQTVPKAGVFGFNWFNVWYTPGVSKISTTIRDNNDTSFELSNRGNLVAVVSDSTRVLGDGDCTPPGGLGVMEGKAFLMKYLGGVDGVALCVDSKDENGKNDPDKIIEFVKMCQHSFGAVNLEDISQPNCYKVLDTLREECIIPVWHDDAQGTACVTLAGLINALKLAEKKIEDVKIVMLGAGASNTTIARLIIAAGGDPRKMYLFDSKGGLHTGREDIKADKRFYRKWELCESTNPEKIESFAEACKGADVMIALSKPGPDTVKPEWISSMAEKSIVFTCANPVPEIYPYAAKEAGAFIAATGRGDFPNQVNNSLGFPGILKGALLVRAKKVTDNMAIAAAHSLANYAEKRGINPENIVPTMDESGVFAVEAADVAMQAIKDGVARIEMTWDEAFQKAKTDIDYSRSMTKKLMETGFIESPKDEMLQNAIQWAIEEVK
- a CDS encoding hydrogenase maturation protease; protein product: MQKTLVLGLGNTILSDDGVGIHIAFEIEKKCREIDVLEASAAGFRVVDEIIGYQKLILIDSIKTGKSVPGTLHRFTFDEFSRTMHHSSPHDISLFEAFDIMKKEKADLPEEIKVYAVEVCDTSTFSEECTIEVAKAIPEVAKIVIEENNLK
- a CDS encoding Ni/Fe hydrogenase subunit alpha produces the protein MAKKITIDPITRLEGHGKIEIFLDEKGNATNAYLQVPELKGFEQFCVGRPVEELPRITPRICGVCPTTHHMAATKAVDAVYNVKPTETAVKVRRVIYDAFMMEDHLLHFFFLGGPDFVVGPDAAPGERNILGVVGKVGVEIGKKVIDIRRRMRSVITTLGGRVIHPVCGLPGGVSKGITEDQRKEFLQIARDSVDFAQFALKIFDDVVLKNKTYVDLIVGDIYKHETYYMGLVDENNHPDFYDGKLRVVDPDGKEIAKFAPKDYLDHIVERVEPWSYIKFPYLKNVGWKGFTDGKDSGVYRVAPLARLNVADGMATPLAQKEYEKMYKILGGKPAHHTLAFHWARLIEVLFAAEHMVQLLEDKTITSTDIRNIPTDTPKEGIGIVEAPRGTLIHHYKTDEQGMVTGVNLIVATVGNSAAMSMSIAKAAQSLIKNGEFNDGILNMIEMAFRPYDPCLACATHSLPGKMPLKVNIYDKDKNKVKTITRD